Proteins encoded in a region of the Deinococcota bacterium genome:
- a CDS encoding recombinase family protein, which produces MLIGYARISTSDQHLHLQQDALKQAGCDKICMDTVSGVKDVRSGLGEALSHLRSGDTLVVWKLDRLGRSLKHLIETVTELDAKGISFRSLQENLDTTTSGGKLIFHIFGALAEFERELIKERTNAGLKAARARGRSGGRPKKLDLRKLSMAKIMLADPKMTVTEVAATLGVARSTLYRSLNPRS; this is translated from the coding sequence ATGCTCATCGGCTACGCCCGCATCTCGACCAGCGACCAGCATTTGCATCTACAACAGGATGCTCTAAAACAAGCGGGCTGCGACAAGATCTGCATGGACACGGTGAGCGGCGTCAAAGATGTACGCTCAGGACTCGGCGAAGCGCTTTCGCACCTCCGATCCGGCGATACGTTGGTGGTCTGGAAGCTCGACCGGCTAGGACGCTCGCTCAAGCACCTCATCGAGACCGTCACTGAGCTCGACGCTAAAGGCATTAGCTTCAGGAGCTTGCAGGAGAACCTCGACACCACGACCTCGGGAGGCAAGCTGATCTTCCATATCTTCGGGGCGCTCGCCGAGTTCGAACGTGAACTGATCAAGGAGCGGACAAACGCCGGGCTCAAAGCCGCCAGAGCTAGGGGCAGGAGCGGCGGGCGACCCAAGAAGCTTGACCTCAGAAAACTCTCCATGGCAAAGATCATGCTCGCCGACCCCAAAATGACGGTCACAGAGGTGGCTGCCACGCTCGGCGTTGCCCGCTCGACGCTCTACCGCAGTCTGAACCCCAGGTCTTAA